The region CCCGCCGTCGATCGTGCTGGTGCTGTACGGCGTGGTGACCGAGGAGAACATCGGGCAGCTGCTGCTGGCGGGCATCGGCCCGGGCCTGCTGACGATCCTCGTCTACGCGGTCACCATCATGCTGCTCGTCGCGGTCGGCAAGCGCCGCCGGGCAGCGCGCGCCGCGGAACGCGAGAAGGTCGGGGCCGCGGCGCCCGGCTCCGCGGGCTCCCCCGCGGCGGCCGCGGACGGCCCGGACACGGACGCCGCGCCCGCGACCGGCCCCGAGGGGAACCGCCCCCCGCCCCTGGACCTGGTCGGCTTCGGCTTCCTGGTGGTCATCTTCGCCGTGTCCATCGGCACGATCTACCTGGGCGTGGCCACCGCCACCGAGGCCGCCTCGTTCGGCGCCGTGTCGGCGTTCGTCATCCTGCTCCTGCGCACCCGCCCGCCCCGGTGGATGCGCGTGGTGAAGGAGTCGGTGACCGAGGCCGTCGGGCTGACCGCCATGACGTTCCTGCTCATGGTCGGCGCCGGGGTGTTCACCTACTTCCTCGCCCTGTCCGGGGCGAGCACCGCGGTGGTGAACGCGGTCCTGGCCGCGGACCTGCCCCCCTACCTGGTCCTGGTGCTGTGCCTGCTGGTGCTGCTGCCGCTGGGCATGTTCCTCGACGGGATCTCCATGATCCTCATCGCGGGGCCGCTGCTGCACCCGATCCTGGTCGGCTACGGGTTCGACGGCATCTGGCTGGGCGTGCTCATCGTGAAGGTGGCCGAGATGGCGCTCATCACGCCGCCGGTCGGCATGAACGCCTTCGTGTACTCCGGCGCCGTGCCCGAGGCCGGGCTGGGGCGGATCTTCCGCGGCATCGTGCCCTTCATCGTCGCCGACGTCGTCGTCGTGGCCATCCTCATCCTCGTCCC is a window of Nocardiopsis changdeensis DNA encoding:
- a CDS encoding TRAP transporter large permease, with product MTGGTLLILLAVVAVFLGLLAIRLHVGLSLMLAGLLGIVLMRSTDAAVSTVANQPYSTAADYSLTIIPLFILMGVFAVHARLAQAGFDLASRVLRRLPGGTALASLSGSGLFAAVTGSSVATVATMARVSTDAIVKAGHGLRLAAGVVCAGGTLGVLIPPSIVLVLYGVVTEENIGQLLLAGIGPGLLTILVYAVTIMLLVAVGKRRRAARAAEREKVGAAAPGSAGSPAAAADGPDTDAAPATGPEGNRPPPLDLVGFGFLVVIFAVSIGTIYLGVATATEAASFGAVSAFVILLLRTRPPRWMRVVKESVTEAVGLTAMTFLLMVGAGVFTYFLALSGASTAVVNAVLAADLPPYLVLVLCLLVLLPLGMFLDGISMILIAGPLLHPILVGYGFDGIWLGVLIVKVAEMALITPPVGMNAFVYSGAVPEAGLGRIFRGIVPFIVADVVVVAILILVPEITTFIPYLSSAQ